The Metabacillus litoralis genome contains a region encoding:
- a CDS encoding carbon-nitrogen family hydrolase: MKPIIACIQLDIKFGDPDFNYEQVEEKVALAVEQEKPNIIVLPELWTTGYDLTRLDEIADHDGERTKTFLSNLAKKYNVHFVGGSIAKKSKDSVTNTMYIVDNNGEFIHEYSKLHLFKLMDEHHFLVSGTEKGLFEIGGLKSAGVICYDIRFPEWIRAHTTKGAEVLFVVAEWPMPRLHHWKTLLLSRAIENQCYVVACNRAGSDPNNEFAGHSLIIDPWGEIVAEANEKAGMISAEIDAEVVKKVRSQIPIFDDRLPQFYQ, translated from the coding sequence ATGAAACCTATCATTGCATGTATTCAACTTGATATTAAATTTGGTGATCCTGATTTTAATTATGAGCAAGTAGAAGAAAAAGTGGCATTAGCAGTCGAACAAGAGAAACCGAACATCATTGTCCTTCCTGAGCTTTGGACAACTGGCTATGATTTAACTCGCCTTGATGAAATAGCTGATCATGATGGCGAGAGAACAAAAACATTCCTAAGTAACTTAGCAAAAAAGTATAATGTTCACTTTGTTGGTGGCTCTATTGCAAAAAAAAGCAAAGATAGCGTGACAAATACGATGTATATTGTGGACAATAACGGAGAGTTTATCCATGAATATAGCAAGCTTCACTTATTTAAACTCATGGATGAACATCATTTTTTAGTTTCGGGAACTGAAAAAGGGTTATTTGAAATAGGTGGACTGAAAAGTGCAGGAGTCATTTGCTACGATATCCGTTTCCCGGAATGGATACGCGCTCATACAACAAAAGGTGCAGAAGTATTATTTGTTGTTGCTGAGTGGCCTATGCCAAGACTTCATCATTGGAAAACACTACTGCTAAGCAGAGCCATTGAAAATCAATGTTATGTTGTTGCATGTAACCGTGCTGGGTCTGATCCAAATAATGAATTTGCAGGACATTCTCTCATCATTGATCCATGGGGAGAGATAGTAGCTGAAGCTAACGAAAAAGCCGGAATGATCTCAGCCGAAATAGACGCTGAAGTTGTCAAAAAGGTACGCAGTCAAATCCCAATCTTTGATGACCGCCTACCACAATTTTATCAATAA